The nucleotide window CTCCAAATTTAGTTTCTATCGCTTTGGCCCTATTATTTTGTAAAGTAAGAAACCCTAGGTTATTATTTCCCAAATTGATATTGGTACCACTTTGGCGACTGGGCATTCTAAAACCTCCAGTAAAGTTGAAATAATCTCTTCTGGTAAATGCAACTTCACCCAAGTTATTCATATCCCCTATAAAATTTATACTATATTTTGGATTATAATAAAAGAGTTTAGGTTGAATAAGGTATAAATCATCAGAGTTAGCAGCACCTGCACCAGCAGTAACATTTCCAAACCAGAAACTCTCTTTCCCCTTTTTCAATTTAATGTTGATTGCGACATTATCCCTGTTTTCGGTAACCCCACTTAACTGACCTACCTCAGCGAAATTTTTCAATACCTGCACTTTATCAACTGCATTGGATGGAATGTTTTTGGTAGCCAATTTAGAATCACCGTCAAAAAAATCCTTACCGTCTACCATAACTTTGGTAACAGCCCTACCTTCCACTTCAATTTGACCTTCGTCATTCACCTCAACTCCAGGCAGTTTTTTCAGTACATCCTCTAATTTTCTTTCCGTTCCATTTTTAAAAGAATCAGCATTATAAATTAAAGTATCTCCTTTTACACTAACGGGCATTTCATAGGTAAGCTCAACTTCGTCCAAGGAATTATCAACTTGCAAAGTAAAATCTTTCGTTAGGCTTTCTTCAATAGTTGAAACCTTTTCGGTATGTGTTTTCATACCAATATAACTTACTTGAATATTATAAGAAGAGTTCTTTGAAAGCGCTAGTTTATAGCGACCATCTTCGTTAGTAATTGCATAAGACTCCAAGGCCTCGGTAGATTCATTTATAGCAATAACATTTGCCAATTCCAAGGGATTTCCTAAGCTATCTTTAACAACCCCTTGCATACTAAGCTGGGAAAATGAATTAAAACTTATTAGGGTAAATATGATTATATAAATTAGTCGCATAATTTTTTTTGGTTGAATTAATAAAGTCTTAGCCTCTGTTTCCGCCTCTACCTCTGAACATTTCTCTCATTTCTTCAGTTTTCTGCTTAACGATTTCGGCATATTCCTGTTTTGTGACTTTTTCACCTCGTTTAGGGGCTTCTATTTTAACTTTACTGGCAGGGTTTAAGATTATCTTGGTACATAAAATGGTGGTTCTATCAGTACTTAATTCTAAAATAAGTCCAGGTAAACCCCAATATTCAGCGGGCCCCTGAGAAACTGGTATTTGAGGAGAATACCAAGCAGTAACTGTCATTGTTTTGGGTTCCTCTTTCTCAATTGATGAACTATCAGAAGCTGTATTATCTGAATTATTTCTTGAATCACGTCTTCTAAAATTCATGATATTTGAAGAATCAATCGCAACCTCAGCAGTTGCTTTAAAACAAGTATATTCACCAATTTTCTTGGTCTCAGTTCCCATTTTCCAGCTATATTTCGCTAAAGAATCCGTTATTAAAAACTGCTTGCCAAATAGCTCTTGCTCAATTAAAAGTTGATTTTCTTTTACATTTTTATACTGAGGCCCAGATGACATAGCCCCTCCCATCATTCGCCATCCGCCACCACCTTGACCGGGAGCATCCAATTTCTCTTCTTCAGCATAAACCGATTCAGTCCGATTGAAATTCAAAGTATACGATTTTTCAAACATGCTTTTCATGCGCTCCATAATTTGCTTCCTTCGTTCCTCAGACATTTCCCTGCCACCAAAATTTGGCATATCTACAGTGGTTTTAGAAAAATAGACAGCCTGCCCTTGAAAGTCTTGCGCCCAAGAAATTTTAGTGCCTAAACAGAAAATAAGAAATAAGGAAAAAAATGATGATAAGAATTTCATATCTAAAATGAATTAATAAGGATAATTATTAACTAGTGTGGTTTTTAGACTATGAAAACCTAAAATGGTAAATATTGGTTTTGTTAAAGTTATCTTAAATTATCCGCCGATTCTTATTTCGATCTCCTCACCCTTGCCTCGATTAGGAGCACGGCGCTCTTTCATTTCTTGCATTTTGTCTTCAAGGATTTCATCGTATTCCTTTTGGCTCACCTCTTTCCCTTTTTTCGGTTCATCAAGATTTATTTCCTTGTCAGGATTCAAAATAATTTTACTGCACATTATAGATTGGGTTCCATCATTTATCTCAAGGATTAAACCCGGCAATCCTTGAAACATTTCAGGGCCATGACTAACTGGTATTTGAGGGGTGTACCATGCTGTTACCGTAATAGATTTTTTAACCGGTTCTTGCTTATCTAAATCTTTATCTCCGTTAACACTAACTCCACCCTCAATCGTTTCAATTTCTTTTGTATAAGTTGCCTTAAAACAGGTATAGGTGCCTATATTTTTAGTTTCCTTACCCAATTCCCATTTTATAGGTGTTAAAGAATCCTTTACCAGAAAGATTTTGCCAAATAGATCATTTTGGTTAACATAACGCTCTTCCTTAATGTCTTTAAATAAGATATCAGCACCGCCTGCACTAAAAACCACAATTTGCATACCTGATGGTT belongs to Aegicerativicinus sediminis and includes:
- a CDS encoding GLPGLI family protein — encoded protein: MKLKRAVLYSLFLIYGMTFSQEFNGMATYKTKRKVDIKMDSTKVNSDMQEKMLAMLQKQFEKTFILTFNKDVSLYKEEESLAPPQPSGMQIVVFSAGGADILFKDIKEERYVNQNDLFGKIFLVKDSLTPIKWELGKETKNIGTYTCFKATYTKEIETIEGGVSVNGDKDLDKQEPVKKSITVTAWYTPQIPVSHGPEMFQGLPGLILEINDGTQSIMCSKIILNPDKEINLDEPKKGKEVSQKEYDEILEDKMQEMKERRAPNRGKGEEIEIRIGG
- a CDS encoding GLPGLI family protein, which translates into the protein MKFLSSFFSLFLIFCLGTKISWAQDFQGQAVYFSKTTVDMPNFGGREMSEERRKQIMERMKSMFEKSYTLNFNRTESVYAEEEKLDAPGQGGGGWRMMGGAMSSGPQYKNVKENQLLIEQELFGKQFLITDSLAKYSWKMGTETKKIGEYTCFKATAEVAIDSSNIMNFRRRDSRNNSDNTASDSSSIEKEEPKTMTVTAWYSPQIPVSQGPAEYWGLPGLILELSTDRTTILCTKIILNPASKVKIEAPKRGEKVTKQEYAEIVKQKTEEMREMFRGRGGNRG